The Pyxicephalus adspersus chromosome 1, UCB_Pads_2.0, whole genome shotgun sequence sequence TACGACTAACTACCCCACCACAGCTCCAAATGCCCCAGACTACCGTTTTATACCCCAATATTAGCACAACATGTCCTGCATAACTCCAGGTACCCCACCATACCCTTTTAATTGTCTCCATTACCTATTATGCCCCCACCTATCCAACCATAACTCGCACTACCCCAATTACCCCACCATAACCCTCTGCTACCCCTTCATATCCTTCAACAGCCAAATACCCCTCCATTTCCTTACCTGCCAAATTAACCCCTTCCATGTTTATACTCAAATACTTCTTCATAACGGCCCCATTAACCCTTTCTTACCCCCTTCCCATCTCTGTATAAATGATCCATTTACCCCTTCCTTACCCCTGTTCCTCCATGTGAGCTGTTAGGCTGCCCTTTAACCCCTTCCTTGCCTATCCCTCTCCTTTGTCTGTCATTGATTGTCCCTATTAACTCCTTCCTCTCCTCTCTGTTCCCTTGTATAACCCCAGGCTGCCTGGACAGTGTTAACCCCTTCCTGTCCTGAGTGCCCTTAGCTACCCCTACATAACTGCCCCCCTGTCGATTAACCCTTTCCTTCCTGTATGTCAGTGAATGTGAGGAGCACAGAcagtttttatttctctgtgtaCAGTACTCGGCTGTCCTCCTATAACCCTGGATTTGAGTTTTCAGTGACCCTGGAATAATCTGTTGTCACTTGGGTGACCCCGGTACCATGTATCTTACATGTGTCACCCTGTCACACCCCGCACGCCCTCTCACACCCCCTCTGGCTGACTCTGCACATGTGTCTGCAGGAACGGGTCTGGTCATGTCTGCCCAAAGCTTCCTGCAGCCTCTCTGCTGCTTCTTAACTGTTTGTGACCCCAAAGGTGACAGAAACATCTGCTGGGCCATAAAACTGTATATTAGCGTGGCAAACTGGCGTCGGCCTGACTGCAGAAAGCCCACCGGGTGCTGCCATACTGTGTACCTATCAATATGTATTCTTACCGATCGATGATCAATACCACTACTGTACCTCCACACTGATATACCtatacccccccttccccccaccctGCAGAGACGATTAATCAATAAATCTCCAATACCTGCCCACCCAGATCAGTGATCAATACCATCCCTGTATACTGATATACCtatacccccccttccccccatcccCCAGAGACGATTAATCAATAAATCTCCAATACCTGCCCACCCAGATCAATACTACCCCTGTACACTGATATACCTCCACCCCCCACCCTGCAGAGACGATTAATCAATAAATCTCCAATACCTGCCCACCTAGATCAGTGATCAATACCAACCCTGTACACTGATATACCTCCACCCCCCACCCTGCAGAGACTATCAATCAATAAATCTCCAATACCTGCCCACCCAGATCACTGATCAATACCAACCCTGTATACTGATATACCtatacccccccttccccccaccctCCAGAGACTATCAATCAATAAATCTCCAATACATGCCCACCCAGATCAATACTACCCCTGTACACTGATATACCTCCACCCCCCACCCTGCAGAGACTATCAATCAATAAATCTCCAATACATGCCCACCCAGATCACTGATCAATACCAACCCTGTATACTGATATACCtatacccccccttccccccatcccCCAGAGACGATTAATCAATAAATCTCCAATACATGCCCACCCAGATCAGTGATCAATACCATCCCTGTATACTGATATACCtatacccccccttccccccaccatCCAGAGACTATCAATCAATAAACCTCCAATACCTGCCCACCCAGATCACTGATCAATACTACCCCTGTACACTGATATACCtatacccccccttccccccaccctGCAGGAACGAATAATCAATAAACCTCCAATACCCTCCCACCCAGATCACTGATCAATATACGGTACCTCTTCTACCAATCAGTACATCAGTTCCCCTTCTTTATCTGCACATCTGGATCTACCTATCAATATAtcaataccccccccccatacctcCCACCAAGGTCGATTGATCAATATCTTAATGCCACCCCTAGACTCACCTATCTAAATCTTCTATACCCGCCCACTCACATATACCCAATCATTGTATGAATACCCCTCTATAATACCCCCCCTATAATACCACACCCACATATACCCCACGTATCCTCATCATCTCACATCTACCAATCAATATATTATTACCCCTCTTATAACCCACATCTACAAATCAATATACGAATCGTCTTCTATAACCACCCATTATTACCTCCTCTGAGCCCAAATAAAGAATGTTGGTGTATTGATTATCTTACATTAAAGTTGGGGTTGTATTTTACGATTAATGCCCCCCTGGTTTTTCCTGTAACTTACTGTAATATTTTTGCCCCCTGCAGGTCGCTCTATGCCGCCTCCCATTGGATCCAATAACCTAGGCACTGGACGCCGGCCCTTCTCCCACCAATGGCATTTCACCCTTACCATCTGCAGAGATGACAGCTAGTGATCTACGGGGTCGTCCCTTCTACTGCCGAGAATGGGTCATCCAGAGGCTTCAGCACTGTCTGGAGGGGTTGGGTGGAGCGCGGGCCCCTGGTATCCTGATCACAGGGGCCCCCGGTGCAGGAAAAACGGCTTTGTGTACAGAGATCCTCTGGCCGTCCTCACAAGCAGGAAGAAACTCGCACCTTGGCTCTCGTGTCCTGGCACACCATTTCTGTCAGGCGCACGAGCACGCCAGTCTGGACCCCCAGAATTTCATACACAGCCTGGCACGACAACTGCGCCGCAGTCCACTCATCAGGGGTTATCGGGCAGAGGGCGACACCGACCACTGTAAGGGCGATCTGAATGAGTTATTCAAAAGGTAAGGGAGCAGTggccccacccctgaggatcTCTAGAATATATcttctgtttgtatttattacaacatattacgcagctgaCTTTGTGTCCCCAACTTTCTGTTACTTAATACATATAGACTGTGTGTGGCCCCCAAAAATTGGGTTATGAATCTGCATTTGCACATTATTTGCCCCTACCCACCCTGATTGAATTATTCTAAAGGGTTAGGAAGTAATGGCACCACCCCTGAGGTGGTTGTAGACTTTGTGTCCCCATCTATCTGTTGCTTTTTTACATATAGACTGTGTGGCCCCCAAAGATTCTGTTGTAAATCTGCTCTTTGCACAATATTTGCCCCCACCCACCCTAATTGAGCtattcaaaaggaaaaaattgcCCCACCCTTGAGGATCTCTAGAATATGTCTTGTTTGTAGACTTTGTGTCCCCACCTATCTGCTGCTTGTTACATATAGACTGTGTGGCCcccaaagattattattattatgcttgtGAATCTGTATTTTGCATATTATTTCCCCCCACCCACTCTGACCAAGCTATTCTAAAGGGTAAGGAAAAAATTGCCCCACCCTTGAGGATCTCTAGAATATGTCTTGTTTGTAGACTTTGTGTCCCCACCTATCTGTTGCTTGTTACATATAGACTGTGTGGCCCCTGAAGATTCTGTTGTAAATCTGCTCTTTGCATAATATTTGTTCCCACCCACCCTAATTGAGCtattcaaaaaggaaatgaaatattggccccacccctgaggatcTCTAGAATATATTTCTTGTTTGTAGACTTTGTGTCCCCACCTATCTGTTGCTTGTTACATATAGACTGTGTGGCCCCAAATAATCTGTGGTGAATTTctatttgtacaatatttgctCCCACCACTTCTAGATTCTGTAGCTGTGTGGCTCCTGTGGGTGTGCAGTATATTTGTTGTGGATTAGGGTTAGTAGTACATCTACAAAACTTATGGGAGAGAGATAAATCGTGTGACATGCGGTAAAATCTTCAGAATGTCGTGTATCTGATACCTATGATCCCCCCACCCCAGATAAGTGGTGTATCGTATTTCCTtagccccacccctgaggaactGTTGTTGGGTAAATCATAGCAAGACctaaaagcagaaatatatttcCAAATACCAAACCTTAAATGTAGTgactacaataataatattattaaatacctTTATTTTCACCCGGTGATCATTTCCTGTCTGAGGGTGACAACGTTTATTCACCCTTCTCTATCTGTGGAGGAGGAGCATTGCCCTCCCCCCCCGCCTTCAGAACAAGAAGGCTGTGAGGACTACAGAGCATCACCTCTTCCTCATAGTCTGGGGGAAGTATTCTGAGAATTTGACAGGCAGAGACACAGGAAGTGTCAGCTCTTTGGAGTTTTGGCAGGATCATCAAATATTGGGGGaggtataacaaaacactttNNNNNNNNNNNNNNNNNNNNNNNNNNNNNNNNNNNNNNNNNNNNNNNNNNNNNNNNNNNNNNNNNNNNNNNNNNNNNNNNNNNNNNNNNNNNNNNNNNNNNNNNNNNNNNNNNNNNNNNNNNNNNNNNNNNNNNNNNNNNNNNNNNNNNNNNNNNNNNNNNNNNNNNNNNNNNNNNNNNNNNNNNNNNNNNNNNNNNNNNNNNNNNNNNNNNNNNNNNNNNNNNNNNNNNNNNNNNNNNNNNNNNNNNNNNNNNNNNNNNNNNNNNNNNNNNNNNNNNNNNNNNNNNNNNNNNNNNNNNNNNNNNNNNNNNNNNNNNNNNNNNNNNNNNNNNNNNNNNNNNNNNNNNNNNNNNNNNNNNNNNNNNNNNNNNNNNNNNNNNNNNNNNNNNNNNNNNNNNNNNNNNNNNNNNNNNNNNNNNNNNNNNNNNNNNNNNNNNNNNNNNNNNNNNNNNNNNNNNNNNNNNNNNNNNNNNNNNNNNNNNNNNNNNNNNNNNNNNNNNNNNNNNNNNNNNNNNNNNNNNNNNNNNNNNNNNNNNNNNNNNNNNNNNNNNNNNNNNNNNNNNNNNNNNNNNNNNNNNNNNNNNNNNNNNNNNNNNNNNNNNNNNNNNNNNNNNNNNNNNNNNNNNNNNNNNNNNNNNNNNNNNNNNNNNNNNNNNNNNNNNNNNNNNNNNNNNNNNNNNNNNNNNNNNNNNNNNNNNNNNNNNNNNNNNNNNNNNNNNNNNNNNNNNNNNNNNNNNNNNNNNNNNNNNNNNNNNNNNNNNNNNNNNNNNNNNNNNNNNNNNNNNNNNNNNNNNNNNNNNNNNNNNNNNNNNNNNNNNNNNNNNNNNNNNNNNNNNNNNNNNNNNNNNNNNNNNNNNNNNNNNNNNNNNNNNNNNNNNNNNNNNNNNNNNNNNNNNNNNNNNNNNNNNNNNNNNNNNNNNNNNNNNNNNNNNNNNNNNNNNNNNNNNNNNNNNNNNNNNNNNNNNNNNNNNNNNNNNNNNNNNNNNNNNNNNNNNNNNNNNNNNNNNNNNNNNNNNNNNNNNNNNNNNNNNNNNNNNNNNNNNNNNNNNNNNNNNNNNNNNNNNNNNNNNNNNNNNNNNNNNNNTTACCGCTGGCAGAGCTTCCTCCTCCTTCCCAGAATCTTCTGCTATTGGTGGATTCGGTGGACGAGACGTGCTGCTGTTGTCGCTCGGATGGATTTGGGGCGGAGTCTAGCTGTACCATCGCTGAATTGCTGGCCAATCACCATGAGCTGCTCCCGCCATGGCTGCTGCTGGTGTGTACGGCACGGAGGCAAAACAAGGCCATCACCAGGATGTTCACCGGTGAGCGGGGGAGGGGGGAGATTGCTGTGTGATCGGAGGATTATACGCAGATTTAACATATTACATCCAAATTCCCAGGGACCGCTGCTGGGTGCGGCCATCTTGTATGTCAGCCGTCCCACCAAATAGACTGAGACCTGTAACAGAATTCCTCTTATGTATGAAGGAAGGGGAGGGGTGGAGGAGCTGGGACAGCACTGACAGTAATTAGACCCCTAGAGGGAGGAGGCTGTATTAAGAAATTGATTTCTTCTTGTTTAGTCAATTTTCCCAGCAATGGCAAACCACAGTGACTGCTAGTGACAACAAGGCCACTAGGGGGCATTCATACCATTTTGTTGATTTTGCAGCTGCACAAGGTCCCACTAGGGGGCCCTATTTATACTGGACGGGGTCAGATGAGTGCATGGACCCCTCTTACAGTCATGTAGACCTGTCACATGATTCATAAATTTTGTTATATAGGGGACCCAAGAATTGATCTTGCACAGGGCCCTCCTGGAGCCAACCATCTAGCAGCTGAATTTCATTAATATCCACACACAGGCAGATTCACCCAAGTTCCCATATATTCCTGGATGTATATTATTCACACGTTTGTCCCTTTGTTTGGCCGCAGGTTTCCGGAGATTGTGCCTGGATGACCTCCGCAAGGCCCACATCGTGCGTGACGTTCAGCAATACATCCTATGCCGCCTGGACTGCGAGGAAACGCTGCGGCAGCACCTGACCCTGGACACCGCCGAGATGCTCAACCAACTTCACATCAAGAGCAACGGCTGCTTCCTGTACCTGGAGCGCGTGCTGGATGGGGTATCCGAGGGCTCCATCCTCCTGCGAGAGGTCCGCCATATTCCTGGCACTCTGAACGGACTCTACCTTTGGCTGTGCCAACGACTCTTCTCCGGGCGCCAGTTTTGCCATGTGCAGACTTTGCTGAACGCCATCCTGGCATCTCCTTCGCCACTTTCACCTTCCCAACTACACAGAGCCGTGTGGACCAAACAGATGAAAGGTTGGAGCAGTGAGGACTTTAATAAGGTCTTGGATTCCATCTCCCCCCTACTTCGCCCAGCCGGGGGCTTTTTGGTGCTTTTCCATCACAGTTTCTCCGAATGGCTTCTGGATGTTAAATACTGCACACAGAAATATCTCTGCAGCGTCCCTGAGGGCCACAGTATGCTGGCCATGAGCTTGTCAATAAGGGCTTCCAATCTGTCCCCTGCTGAGGTCCAACAGATCTCCAGGCACCTCCTGCTGTCCGATCTCCGAGGATTGGATCCATCCCACTTGGCTCTGTGGCTTTTATGGACCGGGGTGCCCGTCTCTGATTGTCTGACTTCTGACATTCCTCTGGAACTGGAAGTTTTGCAGCTGCTGCTCCTGGCTAGATCCAACGTAGATGGAGTTTCATCTTTAGAAGATTCTGGAGCCCTGAGGAGGACGTTGGAGCGTGGCGGCTCTGTGGAAATGTTATTAGATGGCGGTGGAAGTCTTAACAAACGGGACCGAGCAGGACGGACCCTGCTGGCCGCAGCGGCCCATGCTGGGAATCTTGAAGCTGTGACCCTCATGGTTTCCAGAGGAGCCAATCTGGAGGCCACAGATGAAGATGGCCAAACGCCATTAGGGCTGGCAGCTCACCAAGGACATATTTGTATAGTTGAGTTACTTCTCCAACATGGTGCCCATCACAACCACACGGACAGTCGGGGCTGGACTCCTCTGCGGGCTGCCTCTTGGGGGGGCCACACAGATGTGGTGGAAGCACTTCTGGATGCTGGAGCTCAACCCGATGTCTCCGGCCCTGATGGACGCACAGCACTCAGGGCAGCCGCATGGGGAGGGCATGAGGGACCAGTGAAGGCCCTGCTAAGAGCCGGAGCGGGCATAGACCAAGCTGATGTGGAGGGCAGGACTCCCCTTATGGCTGCTGCATATATGGGCCATCGTGCGGTAGCAGGACTCTTGCTGGAATCTGGGGCAGATGTGAATAAGTGTGATTTAGAGGGCCGCACTGCCCTTGCCGTGGCATGTCTGTGTATGCCCACTGGAAACATGTATCCAGAAATGGTATCTCTGCTCCTGGAACACGGTGCAGACCCAGAGCTAGAAGATAAGGAGGGAATCACACCACTACTGGTAGCTGCTTATGAGGGGAAAGAAGAGGTGGCAGAGCTTCTGCTTGAGGCTGGCGCTGACCCTGATAGACCTGGCAAAGGTCATATTACGCCACTTCTGGCAGCCGCCTTAGGGGGCCATGCCGAAACGGTCCGGGTTCTGCTTCTGTGGGGAGCTGCCACTGATATAATAGACACAGAGGGGAGGTCCTCACTTCTGTTGGCAGCAGCTGCCCCTGGAGGGGACGAGGCCGTCAGGGTCCTACTGGACAGGGGGCTTAATGAGAATCACCAGGACCTGCTGGGGTGGACGGCATTGCACTGGGCAGCCTGTGAGGGACGGAAAAATGTCTGTCGTACCCTGATAGATGGAGGAGCAAAGCTGGGTATGAGAGACAATGAGGGGAACACCCCGCTCTTGCTGGCGGCCCAGGAAGGGCACACGGGTTGTGTAGAATTACTCATAAACCGTGGGTCCCCAGTAGACCAGCGTGGCAGTGACCAAATGACAGCTTTATGCCTTGCTGCTCTCGGGGGCCACAAAACCACGGTGAAATTACTACTGAAAAAAGGAGCAGACCCTGATGTTAGGGCCAACCAAGGGAAGCCCCTCCTGTACCTGTTGGCTCTACAAGGACTAACGGACATGGTCGATATATTATTTGACCACGGAGCCAACCCCGAGGTGAGAGACTCGGATGAACGCACGGCTTTGCACGCCTCCTGCTGGCAGGGAGACTGGGAAATGGCTCGGATTCTTCTATTAAAAGGCAAGTCCAACTGCAATGCCTTCGACAAGGAAAAAAGGACGCCGTTACACTGTGCGGCATGGAAAGGGCACGTCAATATCGCCCACCTTCTTCTGGAGAATGGGGCTTTTATCGATGCTCAGTGCTCACAAGGTGCAACCCCCCTTTGTATAGCTGCTCAAGAGGGACACGAAGAGCTGGCCAGGGTTCTACTGGAGGAAGGAAAAGCCAGCCCCTTCCACGCGGACCATTATGGACGGACACCCATAAGGGTTGCAGCCAAAGGTGGGCACATGGCAATTGTACATCTTCTGGAGAAACACGGAGTTCCACCATACCAAGGCTTGATAGGAAAGCGTCCAGAGAAAGACACTGTGCAGAAAGAAGTGGTGGAAGGGAGTGGCGGTAGCTGGTCTACCCTTTCTCCAGTGTCCACAGGTAGCCAATCACTGGACAACTCTCTGAAGAGCTCTAAAGGGTCCATACTAACTTCATCCACCTACCACTCCCAGGCAACCGTGCCAGCAGACAGCCTAACTTTTACGCAGCAGGTTCAGCAGCACTCTCTTCCTCGAAGCCGCTCGCGCCAAGTTGTGGCTCTCACCGGCATGTTTAGTGGCCAAGCTCTTCCGGAACTAAAACCAAGCCAAGTTTCAGCTGCCTTAGGCTTGGATCCGACCTCCAGTCCACATCATGACCAGGGTAGGTCAGACATGGTTGGTGTTTTTTCTCACAACCCAAATTCCCCTGACCGTGAATTAAAGAGGAACGGGATTCTTACCAACCCAAAATACGGAAGCCCTACATATTCCCGATTCAAGGCCGGAGATTATAGCCACCAAACAAACCGGTCTTCCAGCTCCAAGTCTCACAGCAGGACCATGGATTCTGGGGACGACCAACAGAAGATCAGCAGTTCTGGGTATTCGTCGAGCCAAGCTGGCATTGAGGGGGTTCTGTCTCACAAAAAGTCTGCGGACtctgcagaaaataataaaaatgttgtgcaaTTTGCTGGGAAAATGGCACCTTCACCCCAAATCATTGGGACATCCATGTCTTCTCCTTCAAAGAAGAGCCCTACTTCTATGACCCCTTCAAAGAAACCTGTGGAATCTTtttatcccctgaagaagacCCCAATCACTGTGTCACCCCCTCCAAGGTGtgaggaccagatccattctacaAAACAACCTGTGGACTTTGTATATTCTCCCAAGAAAGCTGCAGGTGATGCTTCCCCCAATAAAACCACAAAGGAACCTCAATTTTGTAAGACCAGGGACCAACTCGGCTCACCAAGTCCAATGAACTCTCCAGTTATCTCCTTGACCACTATGGACCCTCAGCTCCACCTCAAACAGGCCATCAAGCTCCAGTTCGAGGGGCGCACATGCGGGTTCAACTACAGGAAGGAGACTCCTTTGTAAGGTAGGTTCGGTAACCATACGTTGTTCTTCAATTCTTACATCACCTTATCCGCCTATAGTTTCCAATGCCTCCAAAATGTCTCCGGGGGCTTCTGATATTGAAGTGAAGTTTCCCCCTGCTGAGGAGATCAAATTACTTCCTGTATgatctccaggacaggaagtgaggcgAATGCTCCTCATTGGGGGACACAGTAAGCAAATGTAAACCTTGTGCCActctaacaaaagaaaaaataagttttggtCAGAGTTAAGCAATCAAACAAGACACTTCTGTATGGTGGCTCCTGGGTCAGGGTTCAATTTTGGTTCCTGGACTTTTTGGGTGTTGAATGGGTTGGATTATTTCCAGATCCTGGCAAGGTAGAAATAAGTccttctgccagtaacacacttcctgtcccagggtgacaacacctgCTCACTGTACTGTATGGAGTTGTCACCATAGCTATTTTTATACCACAGACAAGAGTCGTTCTGTAGTTCAGATAGATTTGGTTTACTGAGGCAGATCACTGGAAGTCATTGGATTTTGGGCAGGatcaacagcatttttttttatcatttattaaacaatcaTAACAATAAAAGAGACATTTAGGAAGGACGTTAAAGGAAGTGAGTTATTTGGGTTTACATATGTTTAATTAGCAGTGAGAACAATACAAATGCAATTATTGCTGACTTTTTGGGAAATAGTAATTGCCTTGCAATCAGTCTGCTCCTCCTCAGTTATTGATTAGGTTCAAGATTAGACCGGCAGGATCCTAATTTCTAGCTGTCCCTGCGTCCTCATGCAGGGGGGGCAGAGCTGGCACGTGGCAATCGAGCTCATCTGATAGGCTAACTCTGCATTAACCTTACATCTCCTCCCCTGAAACCTTGTTctcatttataataaagtatCTGCAAACCATCATTCTCTGTggcatttttttagtttctcCCCTTTGTCCTGATTGGGATTGTCCTGAACATTATTCACAGTCAGATTGGTGAAGATGGCAGTACAGACATTGGCCTGTAGAGGGCGCATGCTTCCTGTATGATTTTTAAGGAATATCAACTGTTCacattgcaaggaatatttcacatTAATGAATTGAAACTCAGCTGACCACaactatccaaaaacatgcaaggaaaaattcctgcttttttagattcccttgcatgtgctgcaCTTTGTGTAGTACTTGAAGACCCCTCTAgggtacacccccccccccaattcacTGCCAAGCCTGCTAGAAACCAACAAAGTGcctgtaaaccctaacaataaactttgtaTTTTCTCCCTCATGCTTtagtaaatacaaaatttaaagtgTTTTCCTAAATCTGTTgcataaatagaaaatatttacttgttgatcctgcctgAAATTAGGGGCTTTCTGCAGTGCTAGCCTGAAGCTAGGAATCAGAGCTAGGAGCGTGCACTGTGGTGGGTGCTTAGTTCTAAACTGAAACCTATATTGATGTTTGTATCCTCCCTGGATGACTGAGGACACCTTGTGGAAGAGAGGAGGTATTACAGTGTTAGTtgcaatgtaaattaaaaaaacacgTATTACATGAACTCTAGTTACCTTCGATGGGGCTCTGCTGGCCTGTAACagtttgggggggtggggggttgtaTTCATACCAGGCAAGGACAGGGTTATCAATATAGGACTCactaatatctgtattttcagGTCAGATCCTCCCTTcactcacagtatgtcctcagtcttcatgGGAATTTATTAACCtagaagactgaggacacctTGTGGCAGAATGGAAGTATTGCAGGGCTCAGTGCACTATAAATATACACAAAGACAAGGTAAGCAATATCGGTCTCACCAAAATCTGTACTTACAGGTCCGATCCTTCCATTTCTCAATCAGAACCGGCGTGTGATATGACCTCAGGGCTGGTGCTGCACGGAGCATTATGGATGAAGAATGGAGGAGACACTGACCTGTACATGGAGGAGCAGAGACTTCCTGTCTGGCAAGGTGCCATGTTTACCTGTGTGCATGCTTGCTGACCCATCTTAAAACCACTATTGAACCTGAGAATTGTACTTTTTATTGGCACCCCTGCGGGATGGTCGGTCATCAAAACAGCCAACTTTGAAAGATCAAAAACTTTAAGCAAATGTTACAAAAATCTCCAACAAATAAAGTGCCttctgttattaataatattgggaGGGTGACCCCACTTCTTCCATGCACACACACCGCCACGGTTTCTGTGCCCACTCTACCTATGAGTTACGAATGAAGCAAGGGACTCTGTCCATGTCTTATGCAGCTGAGCCGGCACATTGCTCACTCAAGGACAGGGTCTCTTAATCCACTGCTTTCATTATAGCCAGGATTAATATCCCCTGTGGTATCTGGTGTCAGACACTAGGGGGAGTGGTGATGACAATCCCCTGTCATGTGATAGTACTGAGACCTGGCGATTGGCAGTTAGACCCCCAGCGTTGTCACATGGTAGGTCACAAGCTCCCCTATATCTGGATGCATTGTGCTGGAGGAGCTGTGGAGGAGTCCTGGTGAGCTGAGTATTGGATGGTTGGTGGGGGTTCATTGAAAAGATCAAAACTTGGCCCCGAACCAGCAAGATGATGATGTCTGCCAATGTAGACTACAGTATATAAAATGCAGGGATCAGGActatgcaatgtacagcacaacCTACAAAGGGCAAAAGTCAGGActatgcaatgtacagcacaacCTACAGAGGGCAATGTAGAACTTCATGTAAAGTAGAGTACA is a genomic window containing:
- the LOC140323433 gene encoding uncharacterized protein → MTASDLRGRPFYCREWVIQRLQHCLEGLGGARAPGILITGAPGAGKTALCTEILWPSSQAGRNSHLGSRVLAHHFCQAHEHASLDPQNFIHSLARQLRRSPLIRGYRAEGDTDHCKGDLNELFKRXXXLPLAELPPPSQNLLLLVDSVDETCCCCRSDGFGAESSCTIAELLANHHELLPPWLLLVCTARRQNKAITRMFTGFRRLCLDDLRKAHIVRDVQQYILCRLDCEETLRQHLTLDTAEMLNQLHIKSNGCFLYLERVLDGVSEGSILLREVRHIPGTLNGLYLWLCQRLFSGRQFCHVQTLLNAILASPSPLSPSQLHRAVWTKQMKGWSSEDFNKVLDSISPLLRPAGGFLVLFHHSFSEWLLDVKYCTQKYLCSVPEGHSMLAMSLSIRASNLSPAEVQQISRHLLLSDLRGLDPSHLALWLLWTGVPVSDCLTSDIPLELEVLQLLLLARSNVDGVSSLEDSGALRRTLERGGSVEMLLDGGGSLNKRDRAGRTLLAAAAHAGNLEAVTLMVSRGANLEATDEDGQTPLGLAAHQGHICIVELLLQHGAHHNHTDSRGWTPLRAASWGGHTDVVEALLDAGAQPDVSGPDGRTALRAAAWGGHEGPVKALLRAGAGIDQADVEGRTPLMAAAYMGHRAVAGLLLESGADVNKCDLEGRTALAVACLCMPTGNMYPEMVSLLLEHGADPELEDKEGITPLLVAAYEGKEEVAELLLEAGADPDRPGKGHITPLLAAALGGHAETVRVLLLWGAATDIIDTEGRSSLLLAAAAPGGDEAVRVLLDRGLNENHQDLLGWTALHWAACEGRKNVCRTLIDGGAKLGMRDNEGNTPLLLAAQEGHTGCVELLINRGSPVDQRGSDQMTALCLAALGGHKTTVKLLLKKGADPDVRANQGKPLLYLLALQGLTDMVDILFDHGANPEVRDSDERTALHASCWQGDWEMARILLLKGKSNCNAFDKEKRTPLHCAAWKGHVNIAHLLLENGAFIDAQCSQGATPLCIAAQEGHEELARVLLEEGKASPFHADHYGRTPIRVAAKGGHMAIVHLLEKHGVPPYQGLIGKRPEKDTVQKEVVEGSGGSWSTLSPVSTGSQSLDNSLKSSKGSILTSSTYHSQATVPADSLTFTQQVQQHSLPRSRSRQVVALTGMFSGQALPELKPSQVSAALGLDPTSSPHHDQGRSDMVGVFSHNPNSPDRELKRNGILTNPKYGSPTYSRFKAGDYSHQTNRSSSSKSHSRTMDSGDDQQKISSSGYSSSQAGIEGVLSHKKSADSAENNKNVVQFAGKMAPSPQIIGTSMSSPSKKSPTSMTPSKKPVESFYPLKKTPITVSPPPRCEDQIHSTKQPVDFVYSPKKAAGDASPNKTTKEPQFCKTRDQLGSPSPMNSPVISLTTMDPQLHLKQAIKLQFEGRTCGFNYRKETPL